A genomic window from Bacteroidota bacterium includes:
- a CDS encoding citrate transporter — MVFASGGNDNTIDFAGIPVEFILFGLTLLGIALMHNHVLKVALSGLAAVLILKMGFLDFNLVHHLEEEWKVLLNLLGLLLGFAILAKLFEDTHIPKLLPKVLPDNWTGPFVLLIFVFLLSSFLDNIAAAMIGGSVAHVVFRGKVHIGYIAAIVAASNGGGSGSVLGDTTTTMIWIDGVNPINVIHAYAAAIPALLFFGIFAAILQHRYHPMLKGRYQAPKIDYRKLMVCVFILGGAIAANFMLDFPAAGVWAAIIIGALITQIEWEELQKAVPGTIFLLSLVLMASMMPVNALPPASWQTTFVLGFISSVFDNIPLTKLALDQGGYDWGVLAYAVGFGGSMLWFGSSAGVAITNMYPEAKSVGAWLKGGWFVIVGYIVGFSILMLTFGWHPHAPHKTADTPETALYIDSVTFNK, encoded by the coding sequence ATGGTTTTTGCATCAGGTGGTAACGATAATACTATAGATTTCGCAGGCATCCCCGTTGAATTTATCCTGTTTGGTTTAACCTTGCTGGGTATTGCTTTAATGCACAATCATGTATTAAAAGTGGCATTGAGCGGACTTGCAGCGGTTTTGATTCTTAAAATGGGGTTTTTAGATTTTAACCTGGTGCATCACTTGGAAGAAGAATGGAAGGTGTTACTTAATTTACTGGGCTTACTGCTCGGATTTGCCATATTGGCCAAACTTTTTGAAGATACCCATATTCCGAAGTTGCTGCCGAAAGTATTGCCCGACAACTGGACAGGGCCTTTTGTGTTGTTAATTTTTGTATTTCTGTTATCCTCATTTCTCGACAATATTGCTGCGGCTATGATTGGCGGAAGTGTTGCCCACGTGGTGTTTCGGGGCAAAGTGCATATTGGATATATCGCTGCAATTGTTGCTGCCAGTAACGGAGGCGGCTCCGGTTCAGTATTGGGGGACACTACTACTACCATGATTTGGATTGATGGTGTAAACCCAATAAATGTTATACATGCTTATGCTGCAGCAATCCCAGCCCTATTGTTTTTCGGGATTTTCGCGGCGATTTTGCAACATCGTTATCACCCAATGCTGAAAGGCAGATACCAGGCACCAAAAATTGATTATCGCAAGCTTATGGTTTGTGTGTTTATTTTGGGTGGAGCCATTGCTGCCAATTTTATGCTTGATTTTCCTGCTGCAGGGGTTTGGGCAGCTATTATTATAGGGGCGCTAATAACGCAAATTGAGTGGGAAGAGCTCCAAAAAGCTGTGCCCGGGACCATTTTTCTGCTCAGTCTCGTGCTAATGGCCTCTATGATGCCCGTAAATGCATTACCCCCTGCTTCGTGGCAGACTACCTTTGTTTTGGGCTTTATTTCCAGTGTTTTCGACAATATTCCACTTACCAAACTGGCACTTGATCAGGGTGGTTACGATTGGGGTGTGTTGGCCTATGCTGTTGGATTTGGGGGTAGTATGTTATGGTTTGGCTCCAGTGCCGGTGTGGCAATTACGAATATGTATCCGGAGGCAAAATCGGTTGGTGCCTGGTTAAAAGGCGGCTGGTTTGTAATTGTAGGTTATATAGTTGGATTTTCCATTTTGATGCTCACTTTTGGCTGGCATCCGCATGCACCACATAAAACTGCCGACACGCCGGAAACCGCGCTGTATATTGATTCCGTGACTTTTAACAAATAA
- a CDS encoding RNA polymerase sigma factor codes for MKYLKNMDEAQDTTMIVFEKILDELRQTDVQHFKSWLYMVAKNQCLMHLRKQKRHDIVELKTEVDENDESASMENVAIGHLDDVDLKEIQLQQLEEGIKTLNPEQQECISLFYLQDKSYVEVAEITGYDLNKVKSYIQNGKRNLKIYLEKRNV; via the coding sequence ATGAAATACCTTAAAAACATGGATGAAGCCCAGGATACCACCATGATTGTGTTTGAAAAAATATTGGATGAGTTGAGGCAAACCGATGTGCAACATTTTAAGAGCTGGTTGTATATGGTAGCCAAAAACCAGTGTCTGATGCACTTGCGCAAGCAAAAAAGGCATGATATTGTTGAGTTAAAAACGGAAGTGGATGAAAATGATGAATCCGCATCTATGGAAAATGTGGCAATTGGGCATCTTGATGATGTAGATTTGAAAGAAATTCAGTTGCAGCAATTGGAAGAAGGCATAAAAACCCTGAATCCGGAGCAGCAGGAATGTATATCACTTTTTTACCTTCAGGATAAAAGTTATGTAGAGGTGGCAGAAATTACCGGCTACGATTTAAACAAGGTAAAAAGTTATATCCAAAACGGAAAACGCAATCTGAAAATTTATCTGGAAAAACGAAATGTCTGA
- a CDS encoding energy transducer TonB — protein sequence MSEHKLHIEKGGYISKDLMLAYLNGNLSDAEKLHVEQLIAGDAFLADAIEGLRGADTIQIEQTLNTIYKNVDTATGERKPFTISAAIRKYAAAAMILVFFGVTFLIMNRLNKSTQDADIALEPDIENKINSTEVNDGMGAGDTQIIENTTPATSKNNADEITKVQAQQIPVKSITIENEGYDEIALNKVSVNEEVVQAPTATSQQEDLFSDKAELDDAKDEVVTTLSGASDGVSYSYTTGPVVIGEVLTDTEAVKFESKQDKKSSGKVTPATTADYDVAITDSVSVIVDKKPEYPGGLDALNKYLANKIDLSKVETFNGTLYVSFSLDASGNVYGAVITTSINATVDAAVLKAIQGMPKWKPARKNNKTVGVQLNMPIYFTKTP from the coding sequence ATGTCTGAACATAAATTACATATCGAAAAAGGTGGTTACATAAGTAAAGATTTAATGCTTGCTTATTTAAACGGTAATTTGTCGGATGCAGAAAAATTGCATGTTGAACAATTAATTGCCGGCGATGCATTTTTAGCCGATGCAATTGAAGGATTGCGCGGTGCAGATACTATTCAGATAGAACAAACCCTGAATACCATTTATAAAAATGTAGACACTGCAACCGGTGAACGCAAACCATTTACTATTTCTGCAGCAATAAGAAAATATGCAGCAGCAGCTATGATTCTGGTGTTTTTTGGTGTTACCTTTTTAATTATGAACCGCTTAAATAAGTCGACCCAGGATGCAGATATTGCACTGGAGCCGGATATCGAAAATAAAATTAATAGTACCGAAGTTAATGACGGAATGGGTGCCGGCGATACACAAATAATTGAAAATACCACTCCGGCAACATCAAAAAATAATGCTGATGAAATTACTAAAGTTCAAGCACAACAAATTCCGGTTAAATCTATTACTATTGAAAATGAAGGGTATGATGAAATTGCTTTAAATAAAGTAAGTGTTAATGAAGAAGTAGTTCAAGCTCCTACTGCTACCAGTCAACAAGAAGATTTATTTTCCGATAAGGCTGAACTGGATGATGCAAAAGATGAAGTGGTAACCACTTTATCCGGTGCATCAGATGGTGTATCCTACTCTTATACAACCGGTCCTGTGGTAATTGGTGAAGTTTTAACTGATACCGAAGCTGTTAAATTTGAATCAAAACAAGATAAAAAATCAAGTGGAAAAGTAACACCTGCAACAACTGCTGATTATGATGTTGCAATTACAGATTCTGTATCTGTTATTGTAGATAAAAAACCGGAGTATCCGGGAGGACTTGATGCACTCAATAAATATTTAGCAAATAAAATTGATCTCAGTAAAGTTGAAACATTTAATGGTACTTTATATGTAAGTTTTTCGCTGGATGCAAGTGGTAATGTATATGGTGCTGTAATTACAACAAGTATAAATGCCACCGTTGATGCTGCGGTTTTAAAAGCTATTCAGGGCATGCCAAAATGGAAGCCTGCAAGGAAAAATAATAAAACTGTTGGTGTGCAATTAAATATGCCAATTTATTTTACCAAAACGCCATAA
- a CDS encoding AMP-binding protein yields MNISTLIQEQSIINANNCFITDQGIDFTYGNTENLVQRCTSLLQQKGIKKGDRVVTQMLNSIDFILFYNAVIRLGAVIVPVGFTLKAREVKEIIEDCKPVFFIQHKSVLDNLAGEVLFEGPSLIIEDNELVETGSWTFIPETATSNNIVEVLPDDPLGILYSSGTTGLAKGVLLSHNNIRTNMEAAKTCYEINSNDRTVLFLPLSHCFGLNAILNCITSAGASMFIMRKFSLPALIQILKEDNITLFFAVPFIYNLLLKELTEDTVFDNTTYFFSAASKLALETEISWENRFNRPIYQGYGLTETSPFASYVPRGKYFPGSIGIPVANVQIKICDGEHRIVEPNILGEIAVKGPNVMLGYYNKPELTASVLQDGWFYTGDVGMCDENGLYYIVDRIKDMVIVKGENVYPSEVENIILELPYVEEVAVYGIPDSLSEEKVRARIVLKKNASATELDILNHCKKNLAPFKVPSVFHFVTTLAKSPSGKVLKRLMREEDMAGRN; encoded by the coding sequence ATGAATATCAGTACATTAATACAGGAACAAAGTATAATAAACGCAAATAATTGTTTTATTACAGACCAGGGTATTGATTTTACTTATGGTAATACTGAAAACCTGGTGCAACGTTGTACTTCCCTATTACAACAAAAGGGTATTAAAAAAGGTGACCGCGTTGTTACACAAATGCTGAACTCGATTGATTTCATACTCTTTTATAATGCAGTAATCCGATTAGGCGCAGTAATTGTTCCGGTTGGTTTTACACTAAAAGCAAGAGAGGTAAAAGAAATTATTGAGGATTGTAAACCCGTGTTTTTTATTCAACATAAATCGGTATTAGATAATCTTGCCGGAGAGGTATTATTTGAGGGACCATCATTGATAATTGAAGATAATGAATTAGTTGAAACAGGCTCATGGACTTTTATACCTGAAACTGCAACATCAAATAATATTGTTGAAGTACTTCCCGATGACCCGCTGGGAATTTTGTATTCGTCCGGAACTACCGGTTTAGCTAAAGGCGTTTTGTTATCGCATAATAATATCAGAACTAATATGGAGGCAGCAAAAACCTGTTATGAAATCAATTCAAACGACAGGACTGTATTGTTTTTGCCATTATCACATTGTTTTGGATTAAATGCCATTTTAAATTGTATTACCAGCGCCGGAGCATCCATGTTCATCATGCGAAAATTTTCATTACCGGCCTTAATTCAAATTTTAAAGGAAGATAATATCACTTTGTTTTTTGCAGTTCCTTTTATTTATAATTTATTATTAAAGGAATTAACTGAGGATACTGTTTTTGATAATACAACTTACTTTTTTTCCGCCGCATCCAAATTAGCATTAGAAACAGAAATCAGTTGGGAAAATCGTTTTAACAGACCAATTTACCAAGGTTATGGTTTAACTGAAACGTCGCCATTTGCCAGTTATGTGCCTAGAGGGAAATATTTTCCCGGAAGTATTGGAATACCTGTTGCCAATGTGCAAATTAAAATATGCGATGGTGAACATCGTATTGTTGAGCCAAATATTTTGGGCGAGATAGCAGTAAAAGGCCCGAATGTAATGTTAGGCTATTATAACAAACCCGAGTTAACAGCAAGTGTTTTACAGGATGGATGGTTTTATACCGGTGATGTTGGCATGTGCGATGAAAACGGATTATACTACATAGTTGACCGGATAAAAGATATGGTTATTGTTAAAGGCGAAAATGTATATCCGAGCGAGGTGGAAAATATTATTTTGGAATTACCCTATGTTGAAGAAGTTGCTGTTTATGGAATTCCCGATAGTTTAAGTGAAGAAAAAGTAAGAGCCAGAATAGTATTAAAGAAAAACGCATCAGCAACTGAATTAGATATATTAAATCATTGCAAAAAAAATCTTGCACCTTTTAAAGTTCCAAGTGTTTTTCATTTCGTGACAACATTGGCAAAAAGCCCATCCGGAAAAGTTTTAAAACGTTTGATGCGGGAAGAAGATATGGCCGGAAGAAATTAA
- a CDS encoding aromatic amino acid lyase, with the protein MAKVPVQGDYLTIQKIVTIAQNKSGVVLPTDPAILEKIQQSYDYIQHSALNGKPIYGVNTPFGGMANQLLSHEETQQLQTNLLFFLKSGAGDYLDDVYVRAAMVILMNALLKGVSGIRFEIIERYAFFINNNITPRVRELGSIGASGDLVPLASVAGAVIGLADCFNVSYLGEQRGLNEIIARFNLERIKLHPKEGLALVNSTAMLTGIASVNMVELNKLFALSLHAHALMMQALNASIQPFDEFTHQHKPHAGQIFIAEKINELLDGSKLIRKNGDVINDENKLYQDRYSIRCIPQFLGPVIDGFKTVTKNVEIEANAVTDNPLIDIENFRIMHGGNFLGEYIAIGMDQVRNYIGLIAKHLDAQIAMLVMPEFNGGLPSSLSGNAGNRVNMGLKGLQISGNSIMPLLLFYGNSIADKFPTHAEQFNQNINSQGFNSSMLTKKSIELFRKYIAISLIFAVQAVDLRILKNAGAINADDYLSAATRKTYHAIRSICNKNLDPNLPLVYNDNGFPMDEFIELIDHDIVNNGLLCDAAETLMDNLQCYYND; encoded by the coding sequence ATGGCAAAAGTCCCTGTACAAGGCGATTATCTTACAATTCAGAAAATTGTAACAATTGCTCAAAACAAATCCGGTGTGGTATTACCCACCGATCCGGCTATTTTGGAAAAAATCCAACAGAGTTATGATTACATCCAGCACAGTGCCCTAAACGGTAAACCCATTTATGGGGTAAACACACCGTTTGGCGGAATGGCCAACCAATTATTGTCCCACGAAGAAACACAACAACTGCAAACTAATTTGTTATTCTTTTTAAAATCAGGAGCCGGCGATTATTTGGATGATGTATATGTGCGCGCGGCAATGGTTATTTTAATGAATGCATTGTTAAAAGGCGTGAGCGGAATTCGTTTTGAAATTATTGAGCGATATGCCTTTTTTATTAATAACAACATAACACCACGCGTTCGCGAGTTAGGATCAATTGGCGCCAGTGGCGACCTCGTGCCATTAGCCTCAGTAGCCGGTGCTGTTATCGGATTAGCCGATTGTTTCAACGTAAGTTATTTAGGTGAGCAAAGGGGCTTGAATGAAATAATTGCGAGATTTAACCTGGAGCGCATTAAATTACATCCCAAAGAAGGACTTGCATTAGTAAACAGTACTGCTATGTTAACAGGTATTGCATCAGTAAACATGGTTGAGTTAAATAAATTATTTGCATTATCACTGCACGCACATGCGCTGATGATGCAGGCACTAAATGCATCTATTCAGCCGTTCGATGAATTTACACATCAACACAAACCACATGCAGGTCAAATATTTATTGCCGAAAAAATTAATGAATTACTTGACGGTTCAAAATTGATTCGCAAAAACGGTGATGTAATAAATGATGAAAATAAATTGTATCAGGATAGATATAGTATTCGTTGTATTCCGCAATTTTTAGGACCTGTAATTGACGGATTTAAAACTGTTACCAAAAATGTTGAAATAGAAGCCAATGCTGTAACCGATAATCCGCTTATCGATATCGAAAACTTCCGGATTATGCATGGTGGTAACTTTTTAGGCGAGTATATTGCTATCGGAATGGACCAGGTGCGTAATTATATCGGATTAATTGCCAAACATCTTGATGCGCAAATTGCCATGTTGGTGATGCCGGAATTTAATGGTGGATTACCATCCTCACTTTCAGGAAATGCCGGAAACCGCGTGAACATGGGCTTAAAAGGATTACAAATTTCAGGAAATTCGATTATGCCTTTGTTATTATTTTATGGTAATTCCATTGCAGATAAATTCCCGACACATGCCGAACAGTTTAATCAAAATATTAATAGTCAGGGATTTAATTCATCCATGCTGACAAAAAAATCGATTGAATTATTCAGAAAATATATTGCCATTTCGCTCATATTTGCAGTGCAAGCTGTTGATTTGCGTATTCTAAAAAATGCGGGTGCTATAAATGCAGATGATTATTTATCAGCAGCAACCCGCAAAACCTATCATGCAATACGCTCAATCTGTAATAAAAACCTTGATCCTAATTTACCATTGGTTTATAACGACAATGGATTTCCAATGGATGAATTTATTGAGTTAATTGATCACGATATTGTAAATAATGGTTTGTTGTGTGACGCAGCGGAAACATTAATGGATAATTTGCAATGCTATTATAATGACTGA
- the ccrA gene encoding crotonyl-CoA carboxylase/reductase: MELIPIGKLPELGQVPELMYAQTLRANRYGEPKTAFEAEVVPVPEIADNEVLVAVMAAGLNYNSVWAARAYPVDMMALMAQRNESNLPYYIPGSDCSGIVYKIGKNVTNVNVGDAVVIQGGWYDENDEYVKSGGDITISKSFRAWGYETNFGSYAQFCKVKYFQCLPKPNHLNWDAAAVYMVSGVTAYRMLNHYEPHTLKQNDVVLIWGGSGGLGAMAIQLVKAAGAIPVALVNNHEKMVFCNELGALALNRSEYSHWGAIGSNDVLPETQDKWRNEVKPFFKDLLNLTGGRLPKIVIEHPGEDTFPTSLYVCDKNGMVVTCAGTTGYAGTFDLRYLWLNNKRIQGSHYANLEECIALNNLIIKKIINPVLGATFSFHELPTALQLMHDNKHPQGSIAIKIGYD, translated from the coding sequence ATGGAATTAATCCCGATAGGTAAATTACCCGAGTTAGGTCAGGTGCCAGAACTAATGTATGCACAAACACTGCGTGCTAATCGTTACGGCGAACCTAAAACTGCTTTTGAAGCAGAGGTAGTTCCTGTGCCTGAAATAGCGGATAATGAAGTGTTGGTTGCGGTAATGGCTGCCGGATTAAATTATAATTCTGTTTGGGCAGCAAGAGCATATCCTGTTGATATGATGGCATTGATGGCGCAAAGAAATGAATCGAATTTACCCTATTATATTCCGGGCTCCGATTGTTCCGGTATTGTTTATAAAATCGGGAAAAATGTAACAAATGTTAATGTTGGTGATGCGGTAGTGATTCAAGGTGGATGGTATGATGAAAATGATGAATATGTAAAATCAGGTGGTGATATTACTATAAGTAAATCGTTTAGAGCTTGGGGATATGAAACTAATTTCGGCAGCTATGCACAATTTTGTAAAGTAAAATATTTTCAGTGTTTACCAAAACCAAATCATTTAAATTGGGATGCAGCTGCAGTGTATATGGTAAGCGGCGTTACAGCATACAGAATGTTAAATCATTATGAACCACATACCTTAAAACAAAATGATGTTGTATTGATTTGGGGTGGAAGTGGTGGTTTAGGTGCAATGGCAATTCAGTTAGTAAAAGCAGCCGGTGCAATTCCGGTAGCCCTAGTAAATAATCACGAAAAAATGGTGTTTTGTAACGAATTGGGGGCACTCGCTTTAAATCGTTCTGAGTATTCGCATTGGGGTGCTATAGGCAGCAACGATGTATTGCCTGAAACACAAGATAAATGGCGCAACGAAGTGAAACCTTTTTTTAAGGATTTATTGAATTTAACAGGCGGACGATTACCTAAAATTGTCATCGAACATCCGGGTGAAGATACATTTCCTACATCTTTATACGTATGCGATAAAAATGGAATGGTAGTTACTTGTGCAGGAACTACGGGTTATGCAGGTACCTTCGACTTGCGCTATTTATGGTTAAATAATAAACGTATTCAGGGTTCGCATTACGCTAATTTAGAAGAATGTATTGCACTGAATAATTTAATTATCAAAAAAATTATTAATCCCGTTTTAGGAGCAACATTTTCTTTTCATGAATTACCAACTGCATTACAATTAATGCACGATAATAAACATCCACAAGGAAGTATTGCCATTAAAATAGGATATGATTAA
- a CDS encoding AMP-binding protein — MIQLFSEILKFRAHTHAERIALISNDVSYTYAEIYAYALRAAAWLNQNEFKQGEHIALLDINNAEYVHIVNGCLLAGIIPVSINWRLNPDEMRFIIDDADSKMFCYGQAFEQTANQVVKDYKGKVIEIKTLFNEIHNTQTINPDLLPQLNLNDQALLIYTSGTTGNPKGVMLSNKNVFAMYYALRSETPLFGPASVNLVAGPWYAVVGIGYFIFGIFTGCTNVLLKMFDPIEVMRLIDKYKITNTFLAPIMMKIICSMEEVHQYNLSSLQNIQYGGSPIEAAQLEICYATFKCNFTQGYGLTETSGIATALRFDDHLRILVADKPELKALLNSAGTPYDGVSVKIIDDDGNILPVETIGEVCLKGDVVAMGYKNPKPENDKIFSSDGWFITGDMGFLNHEGYLFLVDRKNDMLISKGQNIYPAEIEQHLLLHPQIKEVAVIGVPHDVYGEAVGVVAVLKDGVLTNTELRNWAKNKLPEYKLPVVLEIIETLPRNPTGKVLRKLLREKYWQDKKRRIN, encoded by the coding sequence ATGATTCAACTATTTAGCGAAATATTAAAATTCAGAGCGCATACACATGCAGAGCGAATTGCCTTAATCAGCAATGATGTTTCGTATACGTATGCTGAGATATATGCATATGCATTGCGTGCTGCAGCATGGTTGAACCAAAACGAATTTAAACAAGGGGAGCATATTGCTTTGCTGGATATTAATAATGCTGAATATGTACATATTGTAAATGGTTGTTTATTAGCAGGAATTATCCCGGTTTCCATTAACTGGCGCTTAAACCCTGATGAAATGCGGTTTATAATTGACGATGCTGATAGTAAAATGTTTTGTTACGGACAGGCTTTTGAACAGACTGCAAACCAAGTGGTGAAAGATTATAAAGGCAAAGTAATTGAAATTAAAACATTATTTAACGAAATACATAATACACAAACAATTAACCCTGATTTACTTCCGCAATTAAATTTGAATGATCAGGCATTATTAATTTATACTTCCGGAACAACGGGAAATCCCAAAGGTGTAATGCTCAGCAATAAAAATGTTTTTGCCATGTATTATGCATTGCGCAGCGAAACACCGTTGTTCGGACCGGCATCAGTAAATTTAGTTGCGGGCCCATGGTATGCTGTTGTGGGCATTGGTTATTTTATATTCGGAATTTTTACCGGATGCACAAATGTGTTATTAAAAATGTTTGACCCGATTGAAGTGATGCGCCTGATTGATAAATACAAAATTACGAATACATTTTTAGCACCAATTATGATGAAGATTATTTGTAGCATGGAAGAAGTGCATCAGTATAATTTATCTTCATTACAAAATATTCAATACGGTGGTTCGCCAATTGAAGCTGCGCAACTTGAAATTTGTTACGCTACTTTTAAATGTAATTTCACACAAGGTTACGGATTAACCGAAACCAGCGGTATTGCTACTGCACTGCGTTTCGACGACCACTTGCGCATTTTAGTTGCTGATAAACCGGAATTAAAAGCTTTACTAAATTCTGCAGGAACACCTTATGATGGCGTATCTGTAAAAATTATTGATGATGACGGTAATATATTACCTGTCGAAACAATTGGCGAAGTATGTTTAAAAGGTGATGTTGTAGCCATGGGATATAAAAACCCAAAACCGGAAAATGATAAAATATTTTCTTCTGATGGTTGGTTTATTACCGGCGATATGGGTTTTTTAAATCATGAAGGTTATTTGTTTCTGGTAGACAGAAAAAATGATATGCTCATATCGAAAGGGCAAAATATTTATCCTGCTGAAATTGAACAACATCTGTTATTACATCCGCAAATAAAAGAAGTTGCTGTAATTGGAGTTCCACATGATGTTTATGGTGAAGCTGTTGGTGTAGTTGCAGTCCTAAAAGACGGCGTATTAACAAATACAGAATTGCGCAATTGGGCAAAAAATAAATTACCCGAATATAAATTGCCGGTGGTATTGGAAATAATTGAAACTTTACCGCGCAACCCAACCGGAAAAGTATTAAGGAAATTATTGCGTGAAAAATATTGGCAGGATAAAAAAAGAAGAATTAACTAA
- a CDS encoding SDR family oxidoreductase, with product MKTENNYTALITGAGSGIGKSIALQLADAGYKIIAVSRNEHHLNEISSALNNAKHITLQADLISDAGCEKLLACLQQNGMPHIVVCNLNSNPPRKKLQQLAAGIQEKSITENIKHLFCIMPEVIQFQRNQQYGRWIGISSMSPHLGVPGMSVYNMQKGVLENCLRTLASEEGKNNITANIIAPGLIATPTVLQNYIPEEMEKRKKENVMHKIGSPDDIAAAVNFLASPQAGFITGITLPVNGGNHLAWQYIN from the coding sequence ATGAAAACAGAAAACAATTATACAGCACTCATAACCGGAGCCGGAAGCGGAATTGGCAAATCAATTGCATTGCAACTTGCTGATGCAGGATATAAAATTATTGCCGTTAGCAGAAATGAACATCATTTAAATGAAATTTCATCTGCCCTAAATAATGCCAAACATATTACACTGCAAGCCGATTTAATTTCTGATGCCGGGTGCGAAAAATTATTGGCATGCCTGCAACAAAATGGTATGCCACATATTGTAGTATGTAACTTAAATTCTAATCCCCCCAGAAAAAAATTGCAACAACTTGCTGCAGGTATACAAGAAAAAAGTATTACTGAAAATATAAAACATTTGTTCTGTATTATGCCTGAAGTAATTCAATTCCAGCGCAATCAGCAATATGGAAGATGGATTGGAATCAGCAGCATGTCGCCACATTTAGGGGTTCCGGGCATGTCAGTTTATAATATGCAAAAAGGGGTATTGGAAAATTGTTTACGCACCCTTGCTAGTGAAGAAGGCAAAAATAATATTACTGCAAATATTATTGCACCGGGTTTAATTGCAACACCAACCGTATTACAAAATTATATCCCTGAAGAAATGGAAAAAAGAAAAAAAGAAAATGTAATGCATAAAATTGGTTCGCCGGATGATATAGCGGCTGCTGTAAATTTTTTAGCATCGCCGCAGGCAGGATTTATAACCGGAATTACGTTACCCGTTAACGGAGGAAATCATTTAGCCTGGCAATATATTAACTAA
- a CDS encoding ketoacyl-ACP synthase III — MKGWGVKIIGSGICLPGEPVTTEELSKRLNLDFDIAMVRDKIGIKTRHIAPDDIATSHIAAKAAQMALDNAGITAKQLDRILLGTSTPDYTNTAASCNVQYLIGATCPVGDTTESCASFMYALDHGIRLIATGMQYVCVIGADIKTRFVRKDDPKFCPIFGDGAGAVILTRGDYDSGFMVSELFADGSGLKNIYVPAGGSAMPASIETVTKGLHGTLMTISGKRMVEISVEIMANIGKKVCATYGIRPNDIDILIPHQANYIIMKGVANAMGIDIEKMEVSIDTAANTISGTLPITLHQAITKNKLQPGKLVLFVTAASGYAGGAAIYKVPAA; from the coding sequence ATGAAAGGCTGGGGCGTTAAAATTATAGGCAGTGGAATTTGTTTACCGGGTGAACCGGTTACAACGGAAGAATTGAGCAAAAGACTGAATCTGGATTTTGATATTGCCATGGTGCGCGATAAAATCGGAATAAAAACCAGACATATTGCTCCCGATGATATTGCAACCAGCCATATCGCAGCTAAAGCAGCACAAATGGCCTTGGATAATGCGGGTATAACGGCAAAACAACTCGACCGTATTTTATTGGGCACATCAACTCCCGATTACACTAATACTGCTGCATCGTGCAATGTGCAATATTTAATAGGTGCTACTTGTCCTGTTGGTGATACAACTGAAAGTTGCGCAAGTTTTATGTATGCCCTGGATCATGGAATCCGATTAATTGCAACAGGTATGCAATATGTTTGTGTAATTGGTGCAGATATTAAAACACGTTTTGTAAGAAAAGACGACCCAAAATTTTGTCCCATTTTTGGCGATGGCGCCGGGGCAGTTATTTTAACCCGCGGCGATTATGATTCGGGATTTATGGTAAGTGAATTATTTGCCGATGGTTCCGGATTAAAAAATATTTATGTTCCTGCAGGTGGCAGTGCAATGCCTGCAAGTATCGAAACTGTAACAAAAGGTTTGCACGGAACACTCATGACGATTTCCGGAAAACGTATGGTGGAAATTTCAGTGGAAATTATGGCCAATATCGGAAAAAAAGTATGTGCCACTTATGGCATCCGACCGAATGATATTGATATTTTAATTCCACATCAGGCAAATTATATTATTATGAAGGGAGTTGCCAATGCGATGGGAATTGATATTGAAAAAATGGAAGTTAGTATCGATACTGCTGCTAATACTATTTCGGGTACCTTACCTATTACCTTACATCAGGCAATAACAAAAAATAAATTACAACCAGGGAAACTTGTTTTATTTGTAACCGCAGCATCCGGATATGCCGGAGGTGCAGCAATTTATAAAGTACCGGCCGCATGA
- a CDS encoding acyl carrier protein, with protein MIKLFITLANEPTGPMSGEYYTMTQTEILQQITPVFRKVFNDNGLILQPAHSAADFDKWDSINHVILIARIEKLFNINIDTAELMQLKTIGDLLNIIEKKVTL; from the coding sequence ATGATAAAATTATTTATTACCTTAGCAAACGAACCCACTGGTCCAATGAGTGGGGAGTATTATACTATGACCCAGACTGAAATTCTACAACAAATTACCCCTGTTTTCCGCAAGGTGTTTAACGACAATGGTTTAATCCTGCAACCTGCCCATTCTGCAGCCGATTTTGACAAATGGGATTCTATTAATCATGTAATTTTAATAGCACGTATAGAAAAGTTATTTAATATCAATATAGATACCGCCGAATTAATGCAATTAAAAACTATTGGTGATTTATTGAACATCATTGAAAAGAAAGTGACTTTATGA